In Solanum lycopersicum chromosome 5, SLM_r2.1, the following are encoded in one genomic region:
- the LOC101253588 gene encoding putative F-box protein At1g76830 isoform X5, whose protein sequence is MEPSSKERKIVTVEVPEKAFFDILVRSPIKSVLRNKLVSKGVASIITSTDFIESHMERSGRSYELVTFANDSKKYGYASVLLSEEDPDRSESVDLLNFEFLSTCRGLVLLVDNRSAVKQQLYVSNPAIKKTVALPIINESFYIFTAGLGFNAEEKTYKVLVLSTNKRNKMYICRFRPSNIDEPIEWEDVSSLAPSSYARKKNVFMKGAIHWVAYKKEDETHQRNSVLFYNVKTEDFSEMNFPSSIEVTVASNYLLGGEEFKVDISTTDQSIQLVVGSFLHDTGFDIWIMNKYGNPISWSKRSHISPFTIPRNTDYRLNECLPEQTWMDRLSNRQIDFDDKLDEPLGIRNGEAVWWKTKKGFLALHDAATRNIRYAPNIRHTQVEGLQLFPDPMFVAKYKESLVLLPEVHFQISTNPLSRPLPPLLDGLPTAAVQKEISVLNQHNEKLVGVLHDTRSREIVVLCHGFKSSKDRGFFVVVVVVRFLDVNI, encoded by the exons ATGGAGCCTTCATCAAAAGAGAGGAAAATAGTTACTGTTGAAGTTCCAGAGAAAgcattttttgatatattggtaAGATCACCAATAAAATCTGTTCTTCGAAACAAGCTTGTCTCTAAAGGAGTAGCTAGTATCATAACATCTACCGACTTTATTGAGTCACATATGGAAAGAAGTGGTCGATCCTATGAACTTGTTACCTTCGCCAATGATTCTAAAAAATATGGATATGCATCGGTTCTGTTGTCTGAGGAGGATCCTGATCGATCAGAATCTGTAGATCTACTCAATTTTGAGTTCCTCTCTACTTGCAGGGGATTAGTGCTTTTGGTGGATAACAGATCAGCTGTTAAACAACAGCTTTATGTTTCCAACCCCGCTATCAAGAAAACAGTAGCACTGCCAATAATAAACGAATCATTCTATATTTTTACGGCTGGGTTAGGATTTAATGCTGAGGAAAAAACTTACAAAGTCCTTGTTCTTTCGACAAACAAGCGTAATAAGATGTATATATGTAGGTTTAGACCTTCTAacattgatgagccaattgaaTGGGAAGATGTGAGCAGTCTGGCTCCATCTAGTTATGCAAGAAAAAAGAATGTGTTCATGAAAGGGGCGATACACTGGGTTGCCTATAAAAAGGAAGATGAAACCCATCAGAGAAATAGTGTTCTGTTTTATAATGTAAAGACGGAGGATTTTTCAGAAATGAATTTTCCTTCCAGCATAGAAGTTACTGTCGCTTCAAATTACTTGTTGGGTGGGGAGGAATTTAAAGTGGATATTTCTACAACTGATCAGTCCATTCAGTTGGTGGTTGGTTCCTTTCTTCATGACACTGGGTTCGATATTTGGATTATGAACAAATATGGGAATCCAATCTCTTGGAGCAAGAGATCCCATATTTCACCTTTTACCATACCGCGTAACACTGACTACAGATTGAATGAGTGCCTACCTGAACAAACTTGGATGGATCGGTTGTCTAACAGACAGATTGATTTTGATGATAAATTGGATGAGCCCCTTGGGATAAGAAACGGGGAAGCTGTTTGgtggaaaacaaaaaaagggtTTTTGGCCTTACATGATGCTGCAACAAGGAACATCAGGTATGCCCCCAATATTAGGCACACTCAAGTAGAAGGGTTACAACTCTTTCCAGATCCCATGTTTGTTGCTAAGTACAAGGAGTCCCTTGTGTTGCTACCGGAGGTCCATTTCCAAATTTCTACCAACCCTCTCTCTAGACCGCTTCCTCCGCTGTTGGATGGCCTCCCTACAG CAGCTGTGCAGAAGGAGATTAGTGTGCTGAACCAACACAATGAGAAACTAGTTGGTGTGTTGCATGATACTAGATCTAGGGAGATTGTTGTCTTGTGCCATGGATTCAAATCCTCGAAG GACCGAggcttttttgttgttgttgtggtggTACGGTTTCTTGATGTCAATATTTAG
- the LOC101253588 gene encoding putative F-box protein At1g76830 isoform X6 produces the protein MEPSSKERKIVTVEVPEKAFFDILVRSPIKSVLRNKLVSKGVASIITSTDFIESHMERSGRSYELVTFANDSKKYGYASVLLSEEDPDRSESVDLLNFEFLSTCRGLVLLVDNRSAVKQQLYVSNPAIKKTVALPIINESFYIFTAGLGFNAEEKTYKVLVLSTNKRNKMYICRFRPSNIDEPIEWEDVSSLAPSSYARKKNVFMKGAIHWVAYKKEDETHQRNSVLFYNVKTEDFSEMNFPSSIEVTVASNYLLGGEEFKVDISTTDQSIQLVVGSFLHDTGFDIWIMNKYGNPISWSKRSHISPFTIPRNTDYRLNECLPEQTWMDRLSNRQIDFDDKLDEPLGIRNGEAVWWKTKKGFLALHDAATRNIRYAPNIRHTQVEGLQLFPDPMFVAKYKESLVLLPEVHFQISTNPLSRPLPPLLDGLPTAVQKEISVLNQHNEKLVGVLHDTRSREIVVLCHGFKSSKDRGFFVVVVVVRFLDVNI, from the exons ATGGAGCCTTCATCAAAAGAGAGGAAAATAGTTACTGTTGAAGTTCCAGAGAAAgcattttttgatatattggtaAGATCACCAATAAAATCTGTTCTTCGAAACAAGCTTGTCTCTAAAGGAGTAGCTAGTATCATAACATCTACCGACTTTATTGAGTCACATATGGAAAGAAGTGGTCGATCCTATGAACTTGTTACCTTCGCCAATGATTCTAAAAAATATGGATATGCATCGGTTCTGTTGTCTGAGGAGGATCCTGATCGATCAGAATCTGTAGATCTACTCAATTTTGAGTTCCTCTCTACTTGCAGGGGATTAGTGCTTTTGGTGGATAACAGATCAGCTGTTAAACAACAGCTTTATGTTTCCAACCCCGCTATCAAGAAAACAGTAGCACTGCCAATAATAAACGAATCATTCTATATTTTTACGGCTGGGTTAGGATTTAATGCTGAGGAAAAAACTTACAAAGTCCTTGTTCTTTCGACAAACAAGCGTAATAAGATGTATATATGTAGGTTTAGACCTTCTAacattgatgagccaattgaaTGGGAAGATGTGAGCAGTCTGGCTCCATCTAGTTATGCAAGAAAAAAGAATGTGTTCATGAAAGGGGCGATACACTGGGTTGCCTATAAAAAGGAAGATGAAACCCATCAGAGAAATAGTGTTCTGTTTTATAATGTAAAGACGGAGGATTTTTCAGAAATGAATTTTCCTTCCAGCATAGAAGTTACTGTCGCTTCAAATTACTTGTTGGGTGGGGAGGAATTTAAAGTGGATATTTCTACAACTGATCAGTCCATTCAGTTGGTGGTTGGTTCCTTTCTTCATGACACTGGGTTCGATATTTGGATTATGAACAAATATGGGAATCCAATCTCTTGGAGCAAGAGATCCCATATTTCACCTTTTACCATACCGCGTAACACTGACTACAGATTGAATGAGTGCCTACCTGAACAAACTTGGATGGATCGGTTGTCTAACAGACAGATTGATTTTGATGATAAATTGGATGAGCCCCTTGGGATAAGAAACGGGGAAGCTGTTTGgtggaaaacaaaaaaagggtTTTTGGCCTTACATGATGCTGCAACAAGGAACATCAGGTATGCCCCCAATATTAGGCACACTCAAGTAGAAGGGTTACAACTCTTTCCAGATCCCATGTTTGTTGCTAAGTACAAGGAGTCCCTTGTGTTGCTACCGGAGGTCCATTTCCAAATTTCTACCAACCCTCTCTCTAGACCGCTTCCTCCGCTGTTGGATGGCCTCCCTACAG CTGTGCAGAAGGAGATTAGTGTGCTGAACCAACACAATGAGAAACTAGTTGGTGTGTTGCATGATACTAGATCTAGGGAGATTGTTGTCTTGTGCCATGGATTCAAATCCTCGAAG GACCGAggcttttttgttgttgttgtggtggTACGGTTTCTTGATGTCAATATTTAG
- the LOC101253588 gene encoding F-box/kelch-repeat protein At3g23880-like isoform X1, which produces MEPSSKERKIVTVEVPEKAFFDILVRSPIKSVLRNKLVSKGVASIITSTDFIESHMERSGRSYELVTFANDSKKYGYASVLLSEEDPDRSESVDLLNFEFLSTCRGLVLLVDNRSAVKQQLYVSNPAIKKTVALPIINESFYIFTAGLGFNAEEKTYKVLVLSTNKRNKMYICRFRPSNIDEPIEWEDVSSLAPSSYARKKNVFMKGAIHWVAYKKEDETHQRNSVLFYNVKTEDFSEMNFPSSIEVTVASNYLLGGEEFKVDISTTDQSIQLVVGSFLHDTGFDIWIMNKYGNPISWSKRSHISPFTIPRNTDYRLNECLPEQTWMDRLSNRQIDFDDKLDEPLGIRNGEAVWWKTKKGFLALHDAATRNIRYAPNIRHTQVEGLQLFPDPMFVAKYKESLVLLPEVHFQISTNPLSRPLPPLLDGLPTAAVQKEISVLNQHNEKLVGVLHDTRSREIVVLCHGFKSSKDFNILVNLASAMEKESISAFRFNFPGNGEKAKVCFSMVTIVERWMTCTPWLNISMEKAAK; this is translated from the exons ATGGAGCCTTCATCAAAAGAGAGGAAAATAGTTACTGTTGAAGTTCCAGAGAAAgcattttttgatatattggtaAGATCACCAATAAAATCTGTTCTTCGAAACAAGCTTGTCTCTAAAGGAGTAGCTAGTATCATAACATCTACCGACTTTATTGAGTCACATATGGAAAGAAGTGGTCGATCCTATGAACTTGTTACCTTCGCCAATGATTCTAAAAAATATGGATATGCATCGGTTCTGTTGTCTGAGGAGGATCCTGATCGATCAGAATCTGTAGATCTACTCAATTTTGAGTTCCTCTCTACTTGCAGGGGATTAGTGCTTTTGGTGGATAACAGATCAGCTGTTAAACAACAGCTTTATGTTTCCAACCCCGCTATCAAGAAAACAGTAGCACTGCCAATAATAAACGAATCATTCTATATTTTTACGGCTGGGTTAGGATTTAATGCTGAGGAAAAAACTTACAAAGTCCTTGTTCTTTCGACAAACAAGCGTAATAAGATGTATATATGTAGGTTTAGACCTTCTAacattgatgagccaattgaaTGGGAAGATGTGAGCAGTCTGGCTCCATCTAGTTATGCAAGAAAAAAGAATGTGTTCATGAAAGGGGCGATACACTGGGTTGCCTATAAAAAGGAAGATGAAACCCATCAGAGAAATAGTGTTCTGTTTTATAATGTAAAGACGGAGGATTTTTCAGAAATGAATTTTCCTTCCAGCATAGAAGTTACTGTCGCTTCAAATTACTTGTTGGGTGGGGAGGAATTTAAAGTGGATATTTCTACAACTGATCAGTCCATTCAGTTGGTGGTTGGTTCCTTTCTTCATGACACTGGGTTCGATATTTGGATTATGAACAAATATGGGAATCCAATCTCTTGGAGCAAGAGATCCCATATTTCACCTTTTACCATACCGCGTAACACTGACTACAGATTGAATGAGTGCCTACCTGAACAAACTTGGATGGATCGGTTGTCTAACAGACAGATTGATTTTGATGATAAATTGGATGAGCCCCTTGGGATAAGAAACGGGGAAGCTGTTTGgtggaaaacaaaaaaagggtTTTTGGCCTTACATGATGCTGCAACAAGGAACATCAGGTATGCCCCCAATATTAGGCACACTCAAGTAGAAGGGTTACAACTCTTTCCAGATCCCATGTTTGTTGCTAAGTACAAGGAGTCCCTTGTGTTGCTACCGGAGGTCCATTTCCAAATTTCTACCAACCCTCTCTCTAGACCGCTTCCTCCGCTGTTGGATGGCCTCCCTACAG CAGCTGTGCAGAAGGAGATTAGTGTGCTGAACCAACACAATGAGAAACTAGTTGGTGTGTTGCATGATACTAGATCTAGGGAGATTGTTGTCTTGTGCCATGGATTCAAATCCTCGAAG GACTTCAACATTTTGGTGAATCTTGCTTCTGCTATGGAAAAAGAAAGTATCAGTGCATTTCGCTTTAATTTTCCTGGAAATGG TGAAAAAGCGAAGGTTTGTTTCAGTATGGTAACTATTGTAGAGAGGTGGATGACTTGCACTCCGTGGTTAAATATTTCAATGGAGAAGGCCGCAAAGTAA
- the LOC101253588 gene encoding F-box/kelch-repeat protein At3g23880-like isoform X2, which produces MEPSSKERKIVTVEVPEKAFFDILVRSPIKSVLRNKLVSKGVASIITSTDFIESHMERSGRSYELVTFANDSKKYGYASVLLSEEDPDRSESVDLLNFEFLSTCRGLVLLVDNRSAVKQQLYVSNPAIKKTVALPIINESFYIFTAGLGFNAEEKTYKVLVLSTNKRNKMYICRFRPSNIDEPIEWEDVSSLAPSSYARKKNVFMKGAIHWVAYKKEDETHQRNSVLFYNVKTEDFSEMNFPSSIEVTVASNYLLGGEEFKVDISTTDQSIQLVVGSFLHDTGFDIWIMNKYGNPISWSKRSHISPFTIPRNTDYRLNECLPEQTWMDRLSNRQIDFDDKLDEPLGIRNGEAVWWKTKKGFLALHDAATRNIRYAPNIRHTQVEGLQLFPDPMFVAKYKESLVLLPEVHFQISTNPLSRPLPPLLDGLPTAVQKEISVLNQHNEKLVGVLHDTRSREIVVLCHGFKSSKDFNILVNLASAMEKESISAFRFNFPGNGEKAKVCFSMVTIVERWMTCTPWLNISMEKAAK; this is translated from the exons ATGGAGCCTTCATCAAAAGAGAGGAAAATAGTTACTGTTGAAGTTCCAGAGAAAgcattttttgatatattggtaAGATCACCAATAAAATCTGTTCTTCGAAACAAGCTTGTCTCTAAAGGAGTAGCTAGTATCATAACATCTACCGACTTTATTGAGTCACATATGGAAAGAAGTGGTCGATCCTATGAACTTGTTACCTTCGCCAATGATTCTAAAAAATATGGATATGCATCGGTTCTGTTGTCTGAGGAGGATCCTGATCGATCAGAATCTGTAGATCTACTCAATTTTGAGTTCCTCTCTACTTGCAGGGGATTAGTGCTTTTGGTGGATAACAGATCAGCTGTTAAACAACAGCTTTATGTTTCCAACCCCGCTATCAAGAAAACAGTAGCACTGCCAATAATAAACGAATCATTCTATATTTTTACGGCTGGGTTAGGATTTAATGCTGAGGAAAAAACTTACAAAGTCCTTGTTCTTTCGACAAACAAGCGTAATAAGATGTATATATGTAGGTTTAGACCTTCTAacattgatgagccaattgaaTGGGAAGATGTGAGCAGTCTGGCTCCATCTAGTTATGCAAGAAAAAAGAATGTGTTCATGAAAGGGGCGATACACTGGGTTGCCTATAAAAAGGAAGATGAAACCCATCAGAGAAATAGTGTTCTGTTTTATAATGTAAAGACGGAGGATTTTTCAGAAATGAATTTTCCTTCCAGCATAGAAGTTACTGTCGCTTCAAATTACTTGTTGGGTGGGGAGGAATTTAAAGTGGATATTTCTACAACTGATCAGTCCATTCAGTTGGTGGTTGGTTCCTTTCTTCATGACACTGGGTTCGATATTTGGATTATGAACAAATATGGGAATCCAATCTCTTGGAGCAAGAGATCCCATATTTCACCTTTTACCATACCGCGTAACACTGACTACAGATTGAATGAGTGCCTACCTGAACAAACTTGGATGGATCGGTTGTCTAACAGACAGATTGATTTTGATGATAAATTGGATGAGCCCCTTGGGATAAGAAACGGGGAAGCTGTTTGgtggaaaacaaaaaaagggtTTTTGGCCTTACATGATGCTGCAACAAGGAACATCAGGTATGCCCCCAATATTAGGCACACTCAAGTAGAAGGGTTACAACTCTTTCCAGATCCCATGTTTGTTGCTAAGTACAAGGAGTCCCTTGTGTTGCTACCGGAGGTCCATTTCCAAATTTCTACCAACCCTCTCTCTAGACCGCTTCCTCCGCTGTTGGATGGCCTCCCTACAG CTGTGCAGAAGGAGATTAGTGTGCTGAACCAACACAATGAGAAACTAGTTGGTGTGTTGCATGATACTAGATCTAGGGAGATTGTTGTCTTGTGCCATGGATTCAAATCCTCGAAG GACTTCAACATTTTGGTGAATCTTGCTTCTGCTATGGAAAAAGAAAGTATCAGTGCATTTCGCTTTAATTTTCCTGGAAATGG TGAAAAAGCGAAGGTTTGTTTCAGTATGGTAACTATTGTAGAGAGGTGGATGACTTGCACTCCGTGGTTAAATATTTCAATGGAGAAGGCCGCAAAGTAA
- the LOC101253588 gene encoding putative F-box protein At1g76830 isoform X7 produces the protein MEPSSKERKIVTVEVPEKAFFDILVRSPIKSVLRNKLVSKGVASIITSTDFIESHMERSGRSYELVTFANDSKKYGYASVLLSEEDPDRSESVDLLNFEFLSTCRGLVLLVDNRSAVKQQLYVSNPAIKKTVALPIINESFYIFTAGLGFNAEEKTYKVLVLSTNKRNKMYICRFRPSNIDEPIEWEDVSSLAPSSYARKKNVFMKGAIHWVAYKKEDETHQRNSVLFYNVKTEDFSEMNFPSSIEVTVASNYLLGGEEFKVDISTTDQSIQLVVGSFLHDTGFDIWIMNKYGNPISWSKRSHISPFTIPRNTDYRLNECLPEQTWMDRLSNRQIDFDDKLDEPLGIRNGEAVWWKTKKGFLALHDAATRNIRYAPNIRHTQVEGLQLFPDPMFVAKYKESLVLLPEVHFQISTNPLSRPLPPLLDGLPTAVQKEISVLNQHNEKLVGVLHDTRSREIVVLCHGFKSSKV, from the exons ATGGAGCCTTCATCAAAAGAGAGGAAAATAGTTACTGTTGAAGTTCCAGAGAAAgcattttttgatatattggtaAGATCACCAATAAAATCTGTTCTTCGAAACAAGCTTGTCTCTAAAGGAGTAGCTAGTATCATAACATCTACCGACTTTATTGAGTCACATATGGAAAGAAGTGGTCGATCCTATGAACTTGTTACCTTCGCCAATGATTCTAAAAAATATGGATATGCATCGGTTCTGTTGTCTGAGGAGGATCCTGATCGATCAGAATCTGTAGATCTACTCAATTTTGAGTTCCTCTCTACTTGCAGGGGATTAGTGCTTTTGGTGGATAACAGATCAGCTGTTAAACAACAGCTTTATGTTTCCAACCCCGCTATCAAGAAAACAGTAGCACTGCCAATAATAAACGAATCATTCTATATTTTTACGGCTGGGTTAGGATTTAATGCTGAGGAAAAAACTTACAAAGTCCTTGTTCTTTCGACAAACAAGCGTAATAAGATGTATATATGTAGGTTTAGACCTTCTAacattgatgagccaattgaaTGGGAAGATGTGAGCAGTCTGGCTCCATCTAGTTATGCAAGAAAAAAGAATGTGTTCATGAAAGGGGCGATACACTGGGTTGCCTATAAAAAGGAAGATGAAACCCATCAGAGAAATAGTGTTCTGTTTTATAATGTAAAGACGGAGGATTTTTCAGAAATGAATTTTCCTTCCAGCATAGAAGTTACTGTCGCTTCAAATTACTTGTTGGGTGGGGAGGAATTTAAAGTGGATATTTCTACAACTGATCAGTCCATTCAGTTGGTGGTTGGTTCCTTTCTTCATGACACTGGGTTCGATATTTGGATTATGAACAAATATGGGAATCCAATCTCTTGGAGCAAGAGATCCCATATTTCACCTTTTACCATACCGCGTAACACTGACTACAGATTGAATGAGTGCCTACCTGAACAAACTTGGATGGATCGGTTGTCTAACAGACAGATTGATTTTGATGATAAATTGGATGAGCCCCTTGGGATAAGAAACGGGGAAGCTGTTTGgtggaaaacaaaaaaagggtTTTTGGCCTTACATGATGCTGCAACAAGGAACATCAGGTATGCCCCCAATATTAGGCACACTCAAGTAGAAGGGTTACAACTCTTTCCAGATCCCATGTTTGTTGCTAAGTACAAGGAGTCCCTTGTGTTGCTACCGGAGGTCCATTTCCAAATTTCTACCAACCCTCTCTCTAGACCGCTTCCTCCGCTGTTGGATGGCCTCCCTACAG CTGTGCAGAAGGAGATTAGTGTGCTGAACCAACACAATGAGAAACTAGTTGGTGTGTTGCATGATACTAGATCTAGGGAGATTGTTGTCTTGTGCCATGGATTCAAATCCTCGAAGGTTTGA
- the LOC101253588 gene encoding putative F-box protein At1g76830 isoform X4, protein MEPSSKERKIVTVEVPEKAFFDILVRSPIKSVLRNKLVSKGVASIITSTDFIESHMERSGRSYELVTFANDSKKYGYASVLLSEEDPDRSESVDLLNFEFLSTCRGLVLLVDNRSAVKQQLYVSNPAIKKTVALPIINESFYIFTAGLGFNAEEKTYKVLVLSTNKRNKMYICRFRPSNIDEPIEWEDVSSLAPSSYARKKNVFMKGAIHWVAYKKEDETHQRNSVLFYNVKTEDFSEMNFPSSIEVTVASNYLLGGEEFKVDISTTDQSIQLVVGSFLHDTGFDIWIMNKYGNPISWSKRSHISPFTIPRNTDYRLNECLPEQTWMDRLSNRQIDFDDKLDEPLGIRNGEAVWWKTKKGFLALHDAATRNIRYAPNIRHTQVEGLQLFPDPMFVAKYKESLVLLPEVHFQISTNPLSRPLPPLLDGLPTAVQKEISVLNQHNEKLVGVLHDTRSREIVVLCHGFKSSKDFNILVNLASAMEKESISAFRFNFPGNGRECCASICFYAS, encoded by the exons ATGGAGCCTTCATCAAAAGAGAGGAAAATAGTTACTGTTGAAGTTCCAGAGAAAgcattttttgatatattggtaAGATCACCAATAAAATCTGTTCTTCGAAACAAGCTTGTCTCTAAAGGAGTAGCTAGTATCATAACATCTACCGACTTTATTGAGTCACATATGGAAAGAAGTGGTCGATCCTATGAACTTGTTACCTTCGCCAATGATTCTAAAAAATATGGATATGCATCGGTTCTGTTGTCTGAGGAGGATCCTGATCGATCAGAATCTGTAGATCTACTCAATTTTGAGTTCCTCTCTACTTGCAGGGGATTAGTGCTTTTGGTGGATAACAGATCAGCTGTTAAACAACAGCTTTATGTTTCCAACCCCGCTATCAAGAAAACAGTAGCACTGCCAATAATAAACGAATCATTCTATATTTTTACGGCTGGGTTAGGATTTAATGCTGAGGAAAAAACTTACAAAGTCCTTGTTCTTTCGACAAACAAGCGTAATAAGATGTATATATGTAGGTTTAGACCTTCTAacattgatgagccaattgaaTGGGAAGATGTGAGCAGTCTGGCTCCATCTAGTTATGCAAGAAAAAAGAATGTGTTCATGAAAGGGGCGATACACTGGGTTGCCTATAAAAAGGAAGATGAAACCCATCAGAGAAATAGTGTTCTGTTTTATAATGTAAAGACGGAGGATTTTTCAGAAATGAATTTTCCTTCCAGCATAGAAGTTACTGTCGCTTCAAATTACTTGTTGGGTGGGGAGGAATTTAAAGTGGATATTTCTACAACTGATCAGTCCATTCAGTTGGTGGTTGGTTCCTTTCTTCATGACACTGGGTTCGATATTTGGATTATGAACAAATATGGGAATCCAATCTCTTGGAGCAAGAGATCCCATATTTCACCTTTTACCATACCGCGTAACACTGACTACAGATTGAATGAGTGCCTACCTGAACAAACTTGGATGGATCGGTTGTCTAACAGACAGATTGATTTTGATGATAAATTGGATGAGCCCCTTGGGATAAGAAACGGGGAAGCTGTTTGgtggaaaacaaaaaaagggtTTTTGGCCTTACATGATGCTGCAACAAGGAACATCAGGTATGCCCCCAATATTAGGCACACTCAAGTAGAAGGGTTACAACTCTTTCCAGATCCCATGTTTGTTGCTAAGTACAAGGAGTCCCTTGTGTTGCTACCGGAGGTCCATTTCCAAATTTCTACCAACCCTCTCTCTAGACCGCTTCCTCCGCTGTTGGATGGCCTCCCTACAG CTGTGCAGAAGGAGATTAGTGTGCTGAACCAACACAATGAGAAACTAGTTGGTGTGTTGCATGATACTAGATCTAGGGAGATTGTTGTCTTGTGCCATGGATTCAAATCCTCGAAG GACTTCAACATTTTGGTGAATCTTGCTTCTGCTATGGAAAAAGAAAGTATCAGTGCATTTCGCTTTAATTTTCCTGGAAATGG GAGGGAATGTTGTGCTTCTATATGCTTCTATGCATCATGA
- the LOC101253588 gene encoding putative F-box protein At1g76830 isoform X3 translates to MEPSSKERKIVTVEVPEKAFFDILVRSPIKSVLRNKLVSKGVASIITSTDFIESHMERSGRSYELVTFANDSKKYGYASVLLSEEDPDRSESVDLLNFEFLSTCRGLVLLVDNRSAVKQQLYVSNPAIKKTVALPIINESFYIFTAGLGFNAEEKTYKVLVLSTNKRNKMYICRFRPSNIDEPIEWEDVSSLAPSSYARKKNVFMKGAIHWVAYKKEDETHQRNSVLFYNVKTEDFSEMNFPSSIEVTVASNYLLGGEEFKVDISTTDQSIQLVVGSFLHDTGFDIWIMNKYGNPISWSKRSHISPFTIPRNTDYRLNECLPEQTWMDRLSNRQIDFDDKLDEPLGIRNGEAVWWKTKKGFLALHDAATRNIRYAPNIRHTQVEGLQLFPDPMFVAKYKESLVLLPEVHFQISTNPLSRPLPPLLDGLPTAAVQKEISVLNQHNEKLVGVLHDTRSREIVVLCHGFKSSKDFNILVNLASAMEKESISAFRFNFPGNGRECCASICFYAS, encoded by the exons ATGGAGCCTTCATCAAAAGAGAGGAAAATAGTTACTGTTGAAGTTCCAGAGAAAgcattttttgatatattggtaAGATCACCAATAAAATCTGTTCTTCGAAACAAGCTTGTCTCTAAAGGAGTAGCTAGTATCATAACATCTACCGACTTTATTGAGTCACATATGGAAAGAAGTGGTCGATCCTATGAACTTGTTACCTTCGCCAATGATTCTAAAAAATATGGATATGCATCGGTTCTGTTGTCTGAGGAGGATCCTGATCGATCAGAATCTGTAGATCTACTCAATTTTGAGTTCCTCTCTACTTGCAGGGGATTAGTGCTTTTGGTGGATAACAGATCAGCTGTTAAACAACAGCTTTATGTTTCCAACCCCGCTATCAAGAAAACAGTAGCACTGCCAATAATAAACGAATCATTCTATATTTTTACGGCTGGGTTAGGATTTAATGCTGAGGAAAAAACTTACAAAGTCCTTGTTCTTTCGACAAACAAGCGTAATAAGATGTATATATGTAGGTTTAGACCTTCTAacattgatgagccaattgaaTGGGAAGATGTGAGCAGTCTGGCTCCATCTAGTTATGCAAGAAAAAAGAATGTGTTCATGAAAGGGGCGATACACTGGGTTGCCTATAAAAAGGAAGATGAAACCCATCAGAGAAATAGTGTTCTGTTTTATAATGTAAAGACGGAGGATTTTTCAGAAATGAATTTTCCTTCCAGCATAGAAGTTACTGTCGCTTCAAATTACTTGTTGGGTGGGGAGGAATTTAAAGTGGATATTTCTACAACTGATCAGTCCATTCAGTTGGTGGTTGGTTCCTTTCTTCATGACACTGGGTTCGATATTTGGATTATGAACAAATATGGGAATCCAATCTCTTGGAGCAAGAGATCCCATATTTCACCTTTTACCATACCGCGTAACACTGACTACAGATTGAATGAGTGCCTACCTGAACAAACTTGGATGGATCGGTTGTCTAACAGACAGATTGATTTTGATGATAAATTGGATGAGCCCCTTGGGATAAGAAACGGGGAAGCTGTTTGgtggaaaacaaaaaaagggtTTTTGGCCTTACATGATGCTGCAACAAGGAACATCAGGTATGCCCCCAATATTAGGCACACTCAAGTAGAAGGGTTACAACTCTTTCCAGATCCCATGTTTGTTGCTAAGTACAAGGAGTCCCTTGTGTTGCTACCGGAGGTCCATTTCCAAATTTCTACCAACCCTCTCTCTAGACCGCTTCCTCCGCTGTTGGATGGCCTCCCTACAG CAGCTGTGCAGAAGGAGATTAGTGTGCTGAACCAACACAATGAGAAACTAGTTGGTGTGTTGCATGATACTAGATCTAGGGAGATTGTTGTCTTGTGCCATGGATTCAAATCCTCGAAG GACTTCAACATTTTGGTGAATCTTGCTTCTGCTATGGAAAAAGAAAGTATCAGTGCATTTCGCTTTAATTTTCCTGGAAATGG GAGGGAATGTTGTGCTTCTATATGCTTCTATGCATCATGA